ACTGCGCGACCTGTACTTCGAGGTCGTGCGCGGCAACGTGCCACAGTACAGCGACTGGTGTACGCCGGTCTTTTGAGGCGCCATGAGCTTTAAGTCCGCCTCGACGTCAGAGGCCTGGCGCGGCGTGCTGGCGTGCGCCGGGGTTATGCTTCTCGCCGCGCTACTCCTGCGCCGGCTGGTTAGCCTGCCCATTTCGGGTTGGGTCTTCGCCCTTGGGCTGCTCGTCCTGGCCTGCCTGCCCGTCTTGATCTACCTGGGGTATCGCACGTGGAGCACCCTGTCGCTGGAATACTGGGTGGATCGCGACGCGGTGACGATTGCGTGGGGGCCACTGCGTGAGGTGATTCCGTTAGGCGCGATTCAGCACATGCAGCGGGGCGGCTTTGCCAATGTCCGGGGACGCTGGTGGGAATGGCCCAACCCATTTCTCACGCGCGGCGACGTCAGCGGGGTGGGACACATCGTCAGCCTGGCGACACGCCCGGCGCCGGAGCAGGTGGTGCTCTTTACGGAGCAGCATGACCGGGAACGAACTCATACAGTCGGCTATGCGTTGTCCCCCAGCGCGCCGGCGGCCTTGATCGAAGCCATCCAGGCACGCTACGAATTAGGGCCAAACCGCCTGCGTCGCC
The sequence above is drawn from the Candidatus Amarolinea dominans genome and encodes:
- a CDS encoding DUF1648 domain-containing protein, with amino-acid sequence MSFKSASTSEAWRGVLACAGVMLLAALLLRRLVSLPISGWVFALGLLVLACLPVLIYLGYRTWSTLSLEYWVDRDAVTIAWGPLREVIPLGAIQHMQRGGFANVRGRWWEWPNPFLTRGDVSGVGHIVSLATRPAPEQVVLFTEQHDRERTHTVGYALSPSAPAALIEAIQARYELGPNRLRRLGRKVPAVWQWDIWRDRIGLGMVGITLLLNLALFGYLCMRFPSLPAALPLHFDAAGQPDRLGAPASLFVLPVIGLATLILNGVWGSLLYSRQRPGAYLLWAGALLVQFLAGFALLNLIG